Proteins encoded together in one Mycobacterium noviomagense window:
- the rapZ gene encoding RNase adapter RapZ yields the protein MSDENLGGNAVHAESAGNQPDGAAQSGIDVVLVTGLSGAGRGTAAKVLEDLGWYVADNLPPQLITRMVDFGLAAGSRITQLAVVMDVRSRGFTGDLDWVRNDLATRNITPRVLFMEASDDMLVRRYEQNRRSHPLQGSQTLAEGIAAEREMLAPVRATADLIIDTTTLSVRGLRESIERAFGGEAVAHTSVTLESFGFKYGLPMDADMVMDVRFLPNPHWVDELRPHTGQHPAVRDYVLGQTGAAEFLDTYHRLLSLVVDGYRREGKRYMTVAIGCTGGKHRSVVIAEELARLLEPDTQLSVRVLHRDLGRE from the coding sequence ATGAGCGACGAAAACCTGGGTGGAAACGCTGTGCACGCGGAGTCGGCTGGCAACCAGCCGGACGGGGCAGCGCAATCGGGCATCGATGTCGTGTTGGTGACAGGGCTCTCAGGTGCGGGCCGCGGCACCGCGGCCAAGGTGCTCGAGGACCTCGGCTGGTATGTCGCCGACAACCTGCCGCCGCAGCTGATCACCCGCATGGTCGACTTCGGGCTGGCGGCGGGATCGCGGATCACCCAGCTGGCCGTCGTCATGGATGTGCGTTCTCGGGGGTTCACCGGGGACCTGGACTGGGTGCGCAACGACTTGGCCACCCGCAACATCACCCCGCGGGTGTTGTTCATGGAAGCCTCCGACGACATGCTGGTGCGCCGCTACGAGCAGAATCGGCGCAGCCACCCGCTACAAGGTAGCCAGACGTTGGCCGAAGGGATTGCCGCCGAGCGCGAGATGCTGGCTCCGGTTCGCGCCACCGCCGACCTGATCATCGACACCACGACCCTGTCGGTCCGGGGCTTGCGGGAAAGCATCGAACGAGCATTCGGCGGCGAAGCCGTGGCGCACACCAGCGTCACCCTCGAGTCGTTCGGCTTCAAATACGGCCTACCGATGGACGCGGACATGGTGATGGACGTGCGCTTCCTGCCCAATCCGCACTGGGTCGACGAGCTGCGCCCCCACACCGGCCAGCATCCTGCGGTTCGTGACTACGTGTTGGGCCAGACCGGCGCGGCAGAGTTTCTGGACACCTACCATCGATTGCTGTCCCTGGTTGTCGACGGCTACCGGCGAGAGGGGAAGCGCTACATGACCGTCGCCATCGGCTGCACCGGCGGTAAGCACCGCAGCGTTGTCATCGCGGAGGAGTTGGCGCGGCTGCTGGAGCCCGATACGCAATTGTCCGTGCGGGTGCTGCACCGGGATCTGGGTCGCGAATGA
- the yvcK gene encoding uridine diphosphate-N-acetylglucosamine-binding protein YvcK: MNERIVALGGGHGLYATLSAARRLTPHVSAVVTVADDGGSSGRLRNELNVVPPGDLRMALAALASDSPHGRLWATILQHRFGGSGALAGHPIGNLLLAGLNEVLADPVAALDELGRILGVKGRVLPMCPIALQIEADVAGLETDPRMSRVIRGQVAIATTPGKVRRVRLLPANPPATRQAVDAIMAADLVVLGPGSWFTSVIPHVLVPGLAAALQATTARRALVLNLVAEPGETAGFSVERHLHVLAQHAPDFTVHDVIIDAERVPSEREREQLRRTAKLLDAQVRFVDVSRPGTPLHDPGKLAAVLEEVRVRGTDAEARPAATAPMPIEEGTGAQAPGRSGPRGDDAWR; this comes from the coding sequence ATGAATGAACGCATAGTCGCCCTGGGCGGCGGACACGGCCTATATGCGACGCTGTCAGCGGCCCGGCGGCTGACCCCGCACGTCTCGGCGGTGGTGACTGTCGCCGACGACGGGGGCTCCTCCGGCCGGCTGCGCAACGAGCTCAACGTGGTGCCGCCGGGTGATCTACGAATGGCATTGGCTGCCTTGGCATCCGATAGCCCACACGGGCGACTGTGGGCGACCATCCTGCAGCATCGGTTCGGCGGCAGCGGGGCACTGGCCGGGCACCCGATCGGCAACCTTCTGCTCGCCGGGCTCAACGAAGTGCTGGCCGACCCGGTCGCGGCGCTCGACGAACTGGGCCGCATCCTCGGCGTCAAAGGCAGGGTGTTGCCGATGTGCCCCATCGCGCTGCAAATCGAGGCAGACGTCGCCGGCCTGGAGACCGATCCGCGGATGAGCCGGGTGATCCGCGGCCAGGTGGCGATCGCAACCACACCGGGGAAGGTGCGCCGAGTGCGGCTGCTGCCCGCCAACCCGCCGGCCACACGGCAGGCCGTCGACGCCATCATGGCCGCCGACCTGGTGGTGTTGGGACCGGGCTCGTGGTTCACCAGCGTGATCCCGCATGTATTGGTGCCAGGGCTGGCTGCAGCGTTGCAGGCGACGACGGCCCGACGGGCGCTGGTGCTCAACCTGGTGGCCGAGCCGGGGGAGACCGCGGGTTTTTCGGTGGAGCGTCATCTGCACGTGCTGGCGCAGCATGCGCCGGACTTCACCGTGCATGACGTGATCATCGACGCCGAACGGGTGCCCAGTGAGCGCGAGCGTGAGCAACTGCGCCGCACCGCAAAGCTGCTCGACGCGCAGGTGCGATTCGTGGATGTCTCCAGGCCTGGTACACCTTTACATGATCCGGGCAAGCTCGCGGCGGTGCTGGAAGAGGTGCGGGTGCGTGGCACCGACGCCGAAGCCCGTCCCGCGGCCACCGCACCGATGCCAATTGAAGAAGGGACCGGCGCTCAGGCACCGGGTCGTAGCGGACCGAGAGGTGACGACGCGTGGCGATGA
- the whiA gene encoding DNA-binding protein WhiA yields the protein MTAEVKDELSRLVVNSVSARRAEVTSLLRFAGGLHIVGGRVVVEAEVDLGSIARRLRKEIFELYGYNAVVHVLSASGIRKQTRYVLRVANDGEALARQTGLLDQRGRPVRGLPAQVVGGSIADAEAAWRGAFLAHGSLTEPGRSSSLEVSCPGPEAALALVGAARRLGVSAKAREVRGADRVVVRDGEAIGALLTRMGAQDTRLIWEERRMRREVRATANRLANFDDANLRRSARAAVAAAARVERALEILGDSVPDHLAAAGKLRIEHRQASLEELGRLADPPMTKDAVAGRIRRLLSMADRKAKQEGIPDTESAVTPDLLEDA from the coding sequence ATGACGGCCGAAGTCAAAGACGAGTTGAGCCGGTTGGTGGTGAATTCGGTGAGCGCTCGGCGTGCCGAAGTCACGTCGCTGCTGAGGTTCGCCGGGGGGCTGCACATCGTGGGTGGTCGGGTAGTCGTCGAAGCCGAGGTGGACCTGGGCAGCATCGCACGGCGGCTACGCAAAGAGATCTTCGAGCTGTACGGCTACAACGCGGTGGTACATGTGTTGTCGGCCAGCGGTATTCGCAAACAAACCCGGTACGTGCTGCGGGTGGCCAACGACGGCGAGGCGTTAGCTCGGCAGACCGGCCTGCTCGATCAGCGCGGCCGCCCCGTGCGCGGCCTGCCGGCCCAGGTGGTTGGGGGCAGCATCGCCGACGCCGAAGCTGCTTGGCGCGGCGCCTTTTTGGCGCACGGGTCGCTGACCGAGCCGGGACGCTCCTCGTCCTTGGAGGTCAGCTGCCCGGGGCCGGAAGCCGCGCTGGCCTTGGTGGGTGCGGCGCGCCGACTCGGGGTGAGCGCCAAGGCACGCGAAGTGCGCGGCGCCGACCGGGTGGTGGTGCGCGACGGTGAAGCGATTGGCGCCCTGCTTACCCGGATGGGCGCCCAGGACACCCGGCTGATTTGGGAAGAGCGCCGGATGCGCCGCGAAGTGCGGGCAACGGCGAACCGGTTGGCCAACTTCGACGACGCCAACCTTCGCCGTTCGGCTCGGGCCGCGGTGGCGGCGGCGGCCCGAGTGGAGCGCGCGCTGGAGATACTCGGCGACAGTGTGCCCGACCATTTGGCCGCGGCCGGCAAGCTGCGCATCGAGCACCGCCAGGCTTCCCTGGAAGAGCTAGGCCGGCTGGCAGACCCGCCAATGACCAAAGACGCTGTCGCAGGCCGTATTCGGCGACTGCTGTCGATGGCAGACCGCAAAGCGAAGCAAGAGGGGATCCCGGACACGGAATCAGCGGTGACCCCGGATCTGTTGGAGGACGCCTGA